One segment of Metallosphaera cuprina Ar-4 DNA contains the following:
- a CDS encoding universal stress protein, whose product MYRKLLVGYDGSNHSKRALHHAIELAKHHSSKVVVVEALDPGEYVIEAYYKEDLRKKREVISLHTEEIKRMAIESGISIEYKVATGPPEEVITKFAEEEDVDLIVLGTRGHKGFKKLILGSVSSAVAERTKKPVLVVK is encoded by the coding sequence CTGTATAGAAAATTATTAGTTGGTTACGATGGGTCAAACCACTCTAAGAGGGCCCTGCATCACGCAATCGAGTTGGCCAAACATCACTCGTCGAAGGTAGTGGTAGTTGAGGCGTTAGATCCTGGAGAGTACGTCATAGAGGCTTACTACAAGGAGGACTTAAGGAAGAAGAGGGAGGTAATATCTTTACACACCGAGGAGATCAAGAGGATGGCTATAGAGTCTGGGATAAGCATTGAGTACAAGGTCGCAACTGGACCTCCGGAGGAGGTGATCACTAAGTTCGCTGAGGAGGAGGACGTTGACCTCATAGTCTTGGGAACAAGGGGTCATAAGGGATTCAAAAAGCTTATTTTGGGGAGCGTTAGCTCAGCCGTGGCTGAGAGGACAAAGAAGCCGGTGCTCGTAGTTAAGTGA
- a CDS encoding class I adenylate-forming enzyme family protein: MYVSGQFLPELLKPETMIDLIERAKPENVAIEYFGTNVTYSKLWEMARSVSNQLPIEKGDVVMVSTQNVPQFLILELSIWSKGGVVLPVNPSYSETELTFLARDSNAKLAILSCESNSPVGLNVIRTNPQTFGTIEWKVKECEDELDYSGEGGEVSRPSPNDVAVLMYTSGTTGRPKGVPITHANLYSSSLIYNRWFKFTEEDRVLGVSPFFHITGQVFHLTSSIMANSTVVMTYRFDPNSALRSIEESKTTVTMIVATAYRAMLKAYSGQDLSSMRLWSSGGMPVHRSLEEQWRARFGTWIYVAWGLTETTSPATLWPYPYDGKLPGDEIVSSGIPVYNTEIRVEDELLVRGPQVVKGYLNSEPFKDGWLPTGDVGEVRNGWVYVLDRKKDVIVTSGFKVMPREVEEVLLLHPAIEDAAVVGAPDEYRGESVIAYVKLKEGFKTNVEEIIGFCRTKLAPYKVPREIRFVNEIPRTDTGKTLRRALK, encoded by the coding sequence ATGTACGTTTCGGGGCAGTTCCTCCCAGAGCTTCTCAAACCTGAAACCATGATCGACCTCATCGAGAGGGCTAAGCCTGAGAACGTGGCGATCGAGTACTTTGGAACGAACGTGACTTACTCTAAACTATGGGAGATGGCTAGGAGCGTCTCAAACCAGTTGCCGATTGAGAAAGGGGATGTGGTAATGGTCTCCACTCAAAACGTACCCCAGTTCCTCATCTTGGAGCTCTCCATTTGGAGTAAAGGAGGGGTAGTCCTCCCCGTCAATCCGTCCTACTCTGAGACGGAGTTAACTTTCCTTGCTAGGGACTCTAATGCTAAGCTTGCTATCCTATCTTGCGAATCGAACTCACCTGTAGGTCTGAACGTGATTAGGACGAACCCGCAAACCTTTGGCACGATAGAGTGGAAAGTGAAAGAGTGCGAGGACGAGCTAGACTACTCGGGCGAAGGTGGCGAGGTGAGCAGACCTTCTCCCAATGACGTTGCCGTCCTTATGTACACTTCAGGAACTACTGGGAGACCTAAGGGAGTACCGATCACTCACGCTAACCTCTACTCCTCCTCGTTAATTTACAACAGGTGGTTTAAGTTCACAGAGGAGGATAGAGTGTTGGGAGTCTCTCCTTTCTTTCACATCACTGGACAGGTGTTTCACCTAACGTCATCAATTATGGCGAACTCAACCGTAGTTATGACCTATAGGTTCGATCCGAACTCAGCCTTAAGGTCAATCGAGGAGAGCAAAACCACAGTAACGATGATCGTAGCCACCGCTTACAGGGCCATGTTGAAGGCCTACTCGGGTCAAGATCTCTCGTCCATGAGGTTGTGGTCCTCTGGAGGGATGCCTGTCCACAGGTCTTTAGAAGAGCAGTGGAGAGCTAGGTTCGGAACTTGGATATACGTAGCCTGGGGACTAACCGAAACGACCTCCCCGGCAACTCTTTGGCCCTACCCCTACGACGGTAAACTTCCGGGGGACGAGATCGTGAGCTCAGGGATACCAGTTTATAACACCGAAATAAGGGTTGAGGACGAACTGCTGGTCAGAGGACCGCAAGTGGTGAAAGGTTACCTCAACTCGGAACCCTTTAAGGACGGGTGGCTTCCCACAGGAGACGTAGGTGAGGTGAGGAACGGATGGGTGTACGTGTTGGATAGGAAAAAGGACGTCATCGTAACTTCTGGGTTCAAGGTCATGCCCAGAGAGGTGGAGGAGGTCCTCCTTCTTCACCCCGCGATAGAGGACGCTGCTGTAGTTGGTGCTCCGGACGAGTACAGAGGGGAGTCAGTTATCGCGTATGTCAAGTTGAAAGAGGGGTTTAAGACGAACGTGGAGGAGATAATAGGTTTCTGCAGAACTAAGCTAGCTCCTTACAAGGTACCTAGAGAGATAAGATTTGTAAATGAGATCCCGAGGACTGACACAGGGAAGACCTTGAGGAGAGCGTTAAAGTGA
- a CDS encoding ArsR/SmtB family transcription factor codes for MENKPLILELESLFSALSDYTRLEIVLLLLEREASVQEISLSLNKSQSLISHHLACLRNCGVVEVKKRGKNSIYSVTNDVKAILDQAISHVSKHSKQILACDIVKEDIKEREERDLMRSL; via the coding sequence ATGGAAAACAAACCGCTTATACTTGAGCTCGAATCCTTGTTCTCGGCGCTGTCTGACTACACTCGCCTGGAGATCGTCCTCCTCCTTTTGGAAAGGGAGGCCTCAGTTCAAGAGATCTCACTTTCCCTAAATAAGTCCCAATCGCTGATCTCGCACCACCTAGCTTGTCTAAGGAACTGCGGGGTGGTTGAGGTTAAGAAAAGGGGGAAGAACTCGATCTACTCGGTCACTAACGACGTTAAGGCCATATTAGATCAAGCTATATCTCACGTCAGTAAGCACAGCAAGCAGATATTGGCCTGCGACATAGTTAAGGAGGATATAAAGGAGAGGGAGGAAAGGGACCTCATGAGGTCACTTTAA
- a CDS encoding ADP-ribose-binding protein, which produces MKTYNLGYYVNLIQGDITEVEADAIVNAANSYLSHGGGVALAIVRKGGHVIQRESDEYVRRHGPVPTGEVAVTSAGSLRARYVIHAVGPRFGEEGEDKLASAIRRSLEKGEELGLHSIALPAISTGIYGFPLEVCAEVMASTFLDFKPRSIRKVFVVLYSKEAYEKFLNVFNKRLTL; this is translated from the coding sequence GTGAAAACGTACAACCTAGGCTATTACGTAAATTTGATTCAAGGTGACATAACCGAGGTGGAGGCCGACGCCATAGTGAACGCCGCAAACTCTTATCTCTCCCACGGAGGAGGGGTTGCCCTGGCGATAGTGAGGAAAGGAGGTCACGTCATTCAAAGGGAGAGCGATGAGTACGTAAGGAGGCATGGTCCGGTTCCGACGGGGGAGGTCGCGGTGACCTCGGCGGGTTCGTTGAGGGCAAGGTACGTCATTCACGCTGTGGGACCTAGGTTCGGAGAGGAAGGGGAGGATAAGCTAGCCTCCGCCATTCGTAGATCTCTAGAGAAGGGGGAGGAGTTGGGGCTCCACTCTATAGCCCTACCTGCAATATCAACCGGGATATACGGATTCCCTTTAGAGGTTTGCGCTGAGGTCATGGCGTCCACGTTCCTCGATTTCAAGCCCAGGAGCATAAGGAAGGTATTCGTGGTCCTCTATTCGAAGGAGGCGTACGAAAAGTTCCTCAACGTCTTCAACAAGAGGCTGACCCTTTGA
- a CDS encoding alkaline phosphatase family protein has translation MNLKALLVSFLFILSVLSTVQLSAESSNTATPIKHVVILMLENHAFDSLFGTYPFGYPVIENNITLSLMRPVNYIYNVSLLQELINDRGNVSWISLPDGNGVLHPYYANSTVLKDPVEGYVNYHEDWNWGKMNGFVNGSGPQSLAYVSYEQVPVLWDYAEEYVLFDNYFSATLSVTVPNRIAMITGYPTQVESDSPQFNEIPYNSSILYQLSKYNVSWDWYEYGYSRDFQLISPDLYLGYNNTAPLPVSLLTNSSQWNSHYLDLTDFIDSAERGDLPSVSFVMFTGPAGYDTHVPGLDMHPPFNTTISMIALTKVINAVMTGPDWNSTVIFITFDEGGGYFDQVIPPIVYGYGLANAPTISKVMPGYFTLGQRIPTILISPYAKEGFVDNYTSSDYSILAFIDYNWRLPYLNPIVEEFGANSIINAFNFTKPRAPIILTPENWTYPLKLQYPIHYGYVATVNNNYTIYNEIYKVKGLGEFTLPSYFVQANAYSGEASGSISSPSEAGGSGSFSLLLLIPILVVIIAVGIYLERRR, from the coding sequence ATGAACTTAAAGGCTTTGTTAGTTTCGTTCCTTTTCATCCTCTCCGTCCTATCCACGGTTCAGCTTAGCGCTGAGAGCTCAAACACTGCCACCCCTATAAAGCACGTAGTGATCCTAATGCTTGAGAATCACGCTTTCGACAGCTTGTTCGGAACCTACCCGTTCGGTTACCCTGTAATAGAGAACAACATCACCTTATCCTTAATGAGGCCTGTAAACTACATCTACAACGTTTCACTTCTTCAAGAGCTCATTAACGATAGGGGGAACGTCTCGTGGATCTCACTACCTGACGGAAATGGAGTCCTCCATCCCTATTACGCTAACTCCACGGTGCTAAAGGACCCAGTTGAGGGTTACGTCAACTATCATGAGGATTGGAACTGGGGGAAGATGAACGGGTTCGTTAACGGCTCCGGTCCACAGTCCTTGGCTTACGTTTCTTACGAGCAAGTGCCTGTCCTATGGGACTACGCTGAGGAATACGTGCTTTTCGATAACTACTTCTCCGCCACGCTTAGCGTAACCGTACCTAACAGGATAGCTATGATCACGGGTTACCCAACTCAAGTGGAGAGCGACTCACCGCAATTCAACGAGATACCTTACAACTCCTCGATCTTGTACCAGCTTTCCAAGTACAACGTGAGTTGGGACTGGTACGAGTACGGTTACTCAAGAGACTTTCAACTGATCTCTCCTGATCTATACCTAGGGTACAACAACACGGCTCCGTTACCTGTGAGCTTATTGACTAACTCCTCTCAGTGGAACTCTCACTATCTAGATCTTACTGACTTCATAGATTCTGCAGAGAGAGGGGACCTGCCTTCGGTTTCTTTCGTAATGTTCACCGGTCCTGCCGGTTACGATACTCACGTCCCTGGGCTTGACATGCACCCTCCTTTCAACACCACGATCTCTATGATTGCGCTAACCAAGGTGATTAACGCCGTGATGACGGGGCCAGATTGGAACTCGACGGTTATATTCATCACCTTTGATGAAGGTGGAGGATATTTCGATCAGGTAATCCCTCCAATAGTTTACGGCTACGGGTTGGCCAACGCTCCTACCATCTCTAAGGTCATGCCGGGTTACTTCACGTTAGGTCAGAGGATACCCACTATCTTGATCTCTCCATACGCTAAGGAAGGTTTCGTAGATAACTACACCTCTTCGGACTACTCAATCCTCGCGTTCATAGATTACAACTGGAGGTTGCCTTATCTTAACCCTATAGTTGAAGAGTTTGGAGCGAACTCCATTATCAACGCGTTCAACTTCACCAAGCCTAGGGCACCCATAATCCTAACCCCTGAGAATTGGACCTATCCTCTTAAGCTGCAATACCCCATTCATTACGGATACGTGGCTACAGTAAACAATAACTACACTATTTACAATGAAATCTATAAGGTTAAAGGGTTAGGCGAGTTCACCCTCCCTTCATATTTCGTTCAGGCTAACGCCTACTCCGGCGAGGCGAGCGGATCGATTTCATCTCCCAGTGAGGCGGGCGGATCGGGTTCGTTTAGCCTACTCTTGCTAATTCCGATACTTGTAGTGATAATAGCGGTGGGGATCTACCTGGAGAGGAGAAGGTAA
- a CDS encoding undecaprenyl-diphosphate phosphatase yields the protein MDYLILGIILGVVQGISEWLPISSKTQILIVSTFLLGIPFSIAYSFGLFMEIGTIFAAIVYFRKVIWGILKALIGKGTKEDLLLLKALVVITVITGLIGVPIFVAVERLVNSPALGIPMAMLGLVLIADAVVIYFSRRGRPQRELRDITLKDMIIVGIAQGLAALPGVSRSGMTTSSLLLLGVKPDDSFKLSFLSLIPAALGAIAVTILFSKSEVIQALHLIDLGGLITSIAVATLISLLLIDGLLKFAKSKRILTLILTLGLLAVLSGALTAIFG from the coding sequence ATGGATTACCTTATCTTAGGAATAATATTGGGCGTAGTTCAGGGGATAAGTGAGTGGCTCCCGATAAGTAGCAAAACTCAAATCTTGATAGTCTCGACTTTCCTCCTCGGTATACCGTTCAGTATAGCTTACTCTTTCGGACTCTTCATGGAAATAGGGACGATATTCGCTGCGATCGTTTACTTTAGGAAAGTCATATGGGGAATACTTAAGGCGTTGATCGGGAAAGGAACTAAAGAGGACCTCCTCCTTTTGAAGGCTTTGGTCGTTATCACCGTGATAACTGGTCTCATAGGGGTTCCGATATTCGTTGCCGTCGAGAGGCTAGTTAACTCCCCAGCCTTAGGGATCCCAATGGCGATGCTCGGCCTTGTGTTGATAGCTGACGCTGTAGTTATCTACTTCTCAAGGAGGGGAAGACCTCAAAGGGAGTTGAGGGACATAACGCTAAAGGACATGATCATAGTTGGGATAGCTCAGGGGTTGGCTGCCCTACCGGGTGTGAGCAGATCAGGGATGACAACTTCGTCCCTTCTCCTACTAGGGGTAAAGCCTGACGACTCGTTCAAGCTCTCTTTCCTCTCTTTGATCCCTGCGGCCCTAGGAGCGATAGCTGTGACGATACTCTTCAGCAAAAGTGAGGTTATACAGGCCCTCCACTTGATCGATTTAGGCGGGTTGATAACCTCGATTGCCGTAGCGACGTTAATTAGTCTATTGCTGATTGATGGGCTCTTAAAGTTCGCTAAAAGTAAGAGGATACTAACGCTGATCTTGACTTTAGGACTGCTGGCCGTTTTGAGCGGAGCGTTGACCGCTATCTTCGGTTAA
- a CDS encoding encapsulin — protein sequence MSSKDPSTTEEELDRDEKMKAIGNVLATEVETLNSHLQQNELIKDPQLKRIHDKITREKITQLEELLRTLGKLSRDSNQIEINLREEYGSRERTHKNLTLGLPTPLKLVEYSGWDWDPIGPLMESVNSNRVVFELGSIVSSSSTTISLSEVSIGESVVQTKVLSTAEIPYVSLEVKFNSGHLSEMRRVATIAGKTFTDLENNLLLKGHPFSIYKLGTEITGVDWSQPGNVLNDVVRGYEVLASGGFEKDISILMSPSTFSKTFRVVDRTGTYEIEMIKEIGKVIATNAVGDREIVLLSKRGFEIVVNTSLSIEHIGKERNYHVYLLSEQLAPRLVDKSAACVIRS from the coding sequence ATGTCGTCAAAAGATCCCTCAACTACAGAGGAGGAGTTAGATCGGGATGAAAAGATGAAGGCAATAGGTAACGTTCTAGCTACTGAGGTGGAAACGTTAAATTCTCACTTACAGCAAAACGAACTCATTAAGGATCCCCAGCTGAAGAGGATTCATGATAAGATAACCCGAGAGAAGATAACTCAACTTGAAGAGCTCTTAAGGACGCTCGGTAAACTCTCACGGGACTCAAATCAAATTGAGATAAACTTGAGGGAAGAGTATGGATCACGTGAAAGAACTCATAAGAACTTAACGCTTGGACTCCCGACCCCTCTCAAGTTAGTTGAGTATTCAGGTTGGGATTGGGATCCCATAGGACCGCTGATGGAAAGCGTCAATTCGAACCGAGTTGTATTTGAGTTAGGCAGCATAGTTAGCTCAAGCTCCACCACCATCTCCTTATCTGAAGTCTCAATTGGAGAGAGCGTTGTCCAAACCAAGGTCTTGAGCACAGCCGAAATTCCTTACGTATCTCTAGAGGTCAAGTTTAATTCTGGCCATTTATCTGAGATGCGAAGGGTGGCGACCATTGCCGGTAAGACTTTCACCGACCTTGAAAACAACCTACTGTTAAAAGGCCATCCGTTTTCCATATATAAGTTAGGAACTGAGATAACCGGAGTGGACTGGTCACAGCCGGGGAACGTTTTGAACGACGTTGTAAGAGGTTACGAGGTCCTCGCAAGCGGGGGGTTCGAAAAGGATATTTCGATCTTGATGTCTCCATCAACGTTCTCTAAGACGTTCAGGGTGGTCGATAGGACAGGTACTTACGAGATAGAGATGATAAAAGAGATAGGCAAAGTTATAGCAACGAACGCAGTGGGCGATAGGGAGATCGTGCTCCTGAGCAAGAGAGGATTCGAAATCGTGGTGAACACATCTCTGAGTATAGAGCATATCGGTAAGGAAAGGAACTACCATGTCTACTTATTGTCTGAGCAGTTGGCCCCTAGATTGGTTGACAAGTCAGCAGCTTGCGTAATAAGGAGTTAA
- a CDS encoding S-methyl-5-thioribose-1-phosphate isomerase — translation MKPSVKDLKEIFKPKLKPIIWNEEGKLTLLDQSALPFETAFVTLSSPDEVAAAIRTMKVRGAPAIGITASFAMVLAIKNESNLNQALVALSRAKPILDNARPTAVNLSWATSHMLSTARALVEKGEVRNTRELWSSLEAEAKRIYNEELEAELQMGLYGLDKISDGDTVLTQCNAGGLATGTGLGTALAPVKIAHALGIKVSVIAPETRPWLQGSRLTVYELMTDGVPVTLISDTAVGLVMYQRMVNSVMVGADRILQDGHVYNKIGTFKEAVIAHELGIPFYVLAPVTTFDLKSRAEDVIIEERDPNEVRTVRGVPIAPEGVNVYNPVFDVTPPKYVTALITEKGVIYPPFEKNVRKVIER, via the coding sequence ATGAAGCCCTCCGTTAAGGACCTCAAGGAGATCTTCAAGCCTAAACTCAAGCCCATAATTTGGAACGAAGAGGGTAAGCTAACTCTTCTCGATCAGTCAGCCCTGCCGTTCGAGACGGCTTTCGTTACCTTAAGCTCACCTGATGAGGTGGCAGCTGCTATAAGGACCATGAAGGTTAGAGGCGCTCCAGCTATCGGGATAACCGCATCCTTCGCCATGGTCTTAGCGATAAAGAACGAGAGTAACTTAAACCAGGCGTTAGTTGCTTTGAGCAGAGCCAAACCCATCCTGGATAACGCCAGGCCGACCGCCGTTAACTTGAGTTGGGCCACTTCTCACATGCTCTCCACAGCGAGAGCTCTCGTGGAGAAGGGGGAAGTAAGGAACACGAGGGAATTATGGAGCTCCCTAGAGGCTGAGGCTAAGAGGATATACAATGAGGAGCTAGAAGCTGAGCTTCAGATGGGACTGTACGGGTTAGATAAGATAAGTGATGGGGATACGGTTTTAACTCAATGCAACGCTGGAGGGTTAGCTACGGGAACCGGTTTGGGTACAGCTTTGGCTCCAGTTAAGATAGCTCACGCTTTAGGTATAAAAGTCTCAGTAATAGCTCCTGAAACTAGGCCTTGGCTTCAAGGGAGCAGGCTAACCGTATACGAGCTAATGACGGATGGGGTACCGGTTACTTTGATATCCGACACGGCTGTCGGGTTAGTCATGTACCAAAGGATGGTTAACAGCGTGATGGTAGGAGCTGACAGGATATTACAGGACGGACACGTTTACAACAAGATAGGGACTTTCAAGGAGGCCGTCATAGCTCACGAGTTGGGAATACCCTTCTACGTTTTGGCCCCCGTCACGACGTTTGACTTGAAAAGCAGGGCCGAAGACGTGATCATTGAGGAGAGGGACCCCAACGAGGTCAGAACAGTGAGGGGGGTCCCTATAGCCCCTGAAGGAGTTAACGTCTACAACCCCGTCTTTGACGTAACGCCTCCTAAGTACGTTACTGCCCTGATAACGGAAAAAGGGGTTATCTACCCTCCCTTCGAGAAGAACGTAAGGAAAGTAATTGAAAGATGA
- a CDS encoding cation:proton antiporter — protein sequence MNEIYVALFNISLFILLAEVVRAFLSRYNLPQLVGEILVGILVSFLALVINPVLGYSLIGLNDFVIFIAEFSILLLIFTSGMEHGIAPIKSSGLFGFLGATLGALFPFFAGYMIYSKSLGESSALFIGTSLGATSLAALISIIETEKLKGGPIDFLFSSAAVDDVVDFLLLSTVLTVVQGEKLTLFQFGFKIATLVLIWVIILLASLYFVPRISNRVSENYLIEFSFVVLFGLVLLMISLGYAPIIAAFVAGVAFAESYKTEKIKEINNVLLGVFGSIFFVTVGAEVNLHELNVGVLLLSLELTAIAFIFKWLGVFPFAYAKFKDFKKANFVAIGMTPRGETGLVIASIGISMGVINNEEFGSLVFMAILTTLIGSVAFKYLTKRVNLN from the coding sequence ATGAATGAGATATACGTTGCGCTCTTCAACATATCCCTCTTCATCCTGTTGGCGGAAGTAGTTAGAGCGTTCCTGTCTAGGTATAACCTCCCTCAATTAGTGGGAGAGATCCTCGTAGGGATCTTAGTAAGTTTCTTAGCTCTGGTAATAAACCCAGTTCTAGGTTACTCATTAATCGGATTGAACGACTTCGTCATCTTCATTGCCGAATTTTCAATACTTCTTTTAATCTTCACGTCAGGAATGGAGCACGGGATCGCCCCGATAAAGTCTTCTGGGCTCTTTGGCTTCTTGGGAGCTACGTTAGGCGCTCTCTTCCCCTTTTTCGCCGGGTACATGATCTACTCTAAAAGCCTAGGTGAGAGCTCAGCTCTTTTTATAGGTACTTCTTTAGGTGCCACCAGCCTCGCTGCCTTGATCTCGATTATCGAGACGGAGAAGCTTAAGGGAGGGCCAATAGATTTCCTCTTCTCGTCTGCAGCTGTGGACGACGTTGTAGACTTCCTTTTGCTTTCGACCGTTTTGACCGTAGTTCAAGGGGAAAAGCTTACTTTATTTCAGTTTGGGTTTAAGATAGCTACTTTAGTTCTAATCTGGGTTATAATCCTGTTGGCTTCACTTTACTTTGTCCCTAGGATATCAAACAGAGTAAGCGAGAACTATCTGATAGAGTTCTCGTTCGTGGTTCTCTTCGGGTTGGTCCTGTTGATGATCTCGTTAGGTTACGCGCCAATTATAGCGGCGTTCGTTGCTGGAGTGGCCTTTGCGGAGAGTTACAAGACTGAGAAGATAAAGGAAATAAATAACGTTCTGTTAGGAGTTTTCGGTTCTATATTCTTCGTAACTGTCGGGGCTGAGGTAAACCTTCATGAGCTCAACGTGGGGGTCCTTTTGCTGTCACTGGAGCTGACCGCAATAGCCTTCATCTTCAAGTGGTTAGGAGTCTTCCCGTTCGCCTACGCCAAGTTTAAGGACTTCAAGAAGGCCAACTTCGTTGCGATAGGGATGACCCCTAGAGGAGAGACCGGTTTGGTCATAGCGTCCATAGGCATATCGATGGGCGTGATCAACAATGAGGAGTTCGGAAGTCTCGTTTTCATGGCAATACTCACCACTTTGATAGGAAGCGTAGCGTTCAAGTACCTAACGAAGAGGGTAAACCTTAACTGA
- a CDS encoding mechanosensitive ion channel family protein, translating to MNYLLYLEALVIVISSILIARVLSVLVRRRLHGELPAHTTQSISKAIYYIVIAIGLATAVGIAGIDVTSLLIAGGVVSIILGLALQSTLSNFFAGLLIAVERPFKVGDWIRYQDNVGLVTDIGIMSTTIYTWEGQFIRVPNNLVFTSLLTNFSRSIVRLVRVQFTVFQENDITKVVQSVTDKLNQQWFVLVEPKVVVFPVSFSENGVTLEARAWTSQNTWFDLFSNMPKLIDEALKEINVKYAYKKLILESQPKT from the coding sequence GTGAACTACCTACTTTATCTAGAAGCCCTTGTTATAGTGATCTCCTCTATACTGATCGCTAGGGTCCTATCCGTGCTAGTTAGGAGAAGACTTCACGGAGAGCTACCAGCTCACACCACTCAGAGCATAAGTAAGGCAATATACTACATTGTGATCGCAATAGGCCTAGCCACCGCAGTGGGGATTGCTGGGATAGACGTGACGAGCCTGTTGATAGCGGGTGGAGTGGTGAGCATAATCTTAGGTTTAGCGCTCCAAAGCACGCTCTCAAACTTCTTCGCAGGCTTACTCATAGCCGTAGAGAGACCGTTCAAAGTCGGTGACTGGATAAGGTATCAAGATAATGTGGGGTTGGTCACGGACATAGGAATAATGTCAACTACGATATATACATGGGAGGGACAGTTCATCAGGGTTCCTAACAACCTAGTGTTTACGTCACTATTGACTAACTTCTCTAGATCTATCGTGAGGTTAGTTAGAGTGCAGTTCACTGTCTTTCAAGAGAATGACATTACTAAGGTAGTCCAATCTGTGACAGATAAGCTTAACCAACAGTGGTTCGTCTTGGTTGAGCCAAAGGTAGTCGTTTTCCCAGTATCGTTCTCTGAAAACGGTGTGACGTTGGAGGCGAGAGCCTGGACCTCTCAAAACACCTGGTTCGATTTATTCAGTAACATGCCTAAGCTCATAGATGAGGCGTTGAAGGAGATCAACGTTAAGTACGCGTATAAGAAGCTTATCCTTGAGTCCCAACCTAAAACTTAA
- a CDS encoding DUF432 domain-containing protein, whose amino-acid sequence MEIGIVMILYEYNDKKFYIPDNLKVVQLPIISVNKSVTNILGVVLDSPVIIPAKSQTSFFVEIPLDIGVFATDGKNYRLLFTVERFPKKYSLYGSIKSGFVYRYWTSRVYDRITSTENDRALTKVEIVNDSESIGDIKTIIFNTSFYSLFSKDGAVYGELIKMERIKKGLALVKHTNKPSVEGAKLYDHTPLTAFTRQLELSEGT is encoded by the coding sequence ATGGAGATTGGGATAGTGATGATCCTTTACGAATACAACGATAAGAAGTTTTACATACCCGACAACCTGAAGGTAGTTCAGCTCCCAATAATAAGCGTAAATAAGAGCGTTACTAACATATTAGGAGTGGTGCTGGACTCCCCTGTTATAATCCCAGCGAAATCACAAACTTCCTTCTTCGTTGAGATCCCTCTTGATATAGGTGTGTTCGCGACGGATGGTAAGAACTACAGACTTTTGTTCACAGTGGAGAGGTTTCCTAAGAAGTACTCACTCTACGGTTCGATAAAGAGCGGTTTCGTCTATAGGTATTGGACGTCCAGGGTCTACGATAGGATCACGTCAACTGAGAACGATAGGGCTTTAACGAAGGTTGAGATCGTTAACGATTCGGAGAGCATTGGAGATATAAAGACCATAATATTCAACACCTCCTTTTACTCCCTGTTCAGCAAAGACGGGGCCGTTTATGGAGAACTGATTAAAATGGAAAGGATAAAGAAAGGACTCGCTTTAGTGAAACACACGAATAAGCCCTCAGTTGAGGGGGCTAAACTTTACGATCACACTCCTCTTACGGCTTTCACAAGGCAATTAGAGCTTTCAGAAGGAACTTAA